From one Brevundimonas sp. PAMC22021 genomic stretch:
- a CDS encoding xanthine dehydrogenase family protein molybdopterin-binding subunit yields the protein MKIVDEAKEMAQGLMQAAMGKAVAMAPDSWMPGGRPDPLIRHQHGYIGKPVSRIDGPLKVSGAAPFASEFPMERMLYAAVAYSTIAKGRISSLDVEEAEAAPGVVLVMTFRNAPRMKEPPIFLSGPKAAGGDGLPVMQDDRIHWNGQPIAVVLAESQEQADHAKSLVRATYEAQDALTSFAKAQDQGAAQAQFMGQPLHDAKGEAEEVFDASPFKVDATYVTPRHNHNPIELHAVTLAWEGDRLRVHDAQQVVVHAAWTLSQVFGLKEEQVVVTSPFVGGGFGSKTLWQHQILAAAAAKLADRPVRLVLSREGVYRSVGGRSQTEQRVALGADADGRLKALIHTGVTAKTPSNIMPEPFILPTRSAYASDTLLLDVRQVELDMLGNTFMRAPGEAVGTFALECAMDELAETLGMDPIELRLRNEPKEDPVSGLPFSARHIDEAWRMGAERFGWNTRNPKPRSRREGEWLIGMGCATGTYPYYRMPGGAARLTLTRDAHATVDIAVHEMGMGTSTVQTQVIAERLGLPMENVTFNYGDSTLPGVIMAGGSQQTAAIGASVIAAHRKLVGELLKLAGNDSPLAGLKAEEVACRDDGLCAVDEPDRFESYASILDRSGRADVCVEAEPPQPLEMMHWSMHSHAAMFCEARVNIVTGEPRVTRFLGAFDCGRILNAKTAASQFRGGIIMGLGMALMEETQFDERNGRIMNPSLAEYHVPVHMDVPQIDVIWTDIPDPHTPMGARGVGEIGITGTGAAVANALYNATGKRVRDLPITLDKLL from the coding sequence ATGAAAATCGTCGATGAAGCCAAGGAGATGGCCCAGGGTCTGATGCAGGCGGCCATGGGCAAGGCCGTGGCGATGGCCCCGGACAGCTGGATGCCAGGCGGTCGTCCCGACCCTCTGATCCGACACCAGCATGGCTATATCGGCAAGCCGGTTTCGCGCATCGACGGACCTCTCAAGGTCTCAGGCGCCGCGCCTTTCGCGTCCGAATTTCCGATGGAGCGGATGCTCTACGCCGCCGTGGCCTACAGCACGATCGCCAAGGGCCGGATCTCGTCCCTGGATGTCGAGGAGGCGGAAGCCGCGCCGGGCGTCGTCCTCGTCATGACCTTCAGGAACGCGCCCCGGATGAAGGAGCCGCCGATCTTCCTGTCGGGCCCGAAAGCCGCCGGCGGCGACGGCCTGCCCGTGATGCAGGACGACCGCATTCACTGGAACGGCCAGCCGATCGCGGTGGTCCTGGCCGAAAGCCAGGAACAGGCTGATCACGCCAAGTCTCTGGTGCGGGCGACATATGAAGCGCAGGACGCCCTGACCTCCTTCGCAAAGGCGCAGGACCAGGGCGCCGCCCAGGCGCAGTTCATGGGCCAGCCGCTGCACGATGCGAAAGGCGAGGCGGAGGAAGTCTTCGACGCCTCGCCGTTCAAGGTGGACGCGACCTATGTCACCCCTCGCCACAACCACAATCCGATCGAACTGCATGCGGTGACCCTGGCCTGGGAAGGCGATCGCCTGCGCGTTCACGACGCCCAGCAGGTGGTGGTCCACGCCGCCTGGACCCTGTCGCAAGTCTTCGGGCTTAAGGAAGAGCAGGTCGTCGTCACTTCGCCGTTCGTCGGCGGTGGTTTCGGCAGCAAGACGCTGTGGCAACACCAAATCCTGGCGGCGGCGGCGGCCAAGCTCGCCGACCGCCCGGTGCGCCTCGTGCTGTCTCGTGAAGGCGTCTACCGTAGCGTGGGAGGCCGCTCCCAGACCGAACAGCGGGTCGCCCTTGGCGCGGATGCGGACGGCAGGCTGAAGGCGCTGATCCACACCGGCGTCACGGCCAAGACGCCGAGCAACATCATGCCCGAGCCCTTCATCCTGCCGACCCGAAGCGCCTATGCGTCGGACACCCTGCTGCTGGATGTCCGCCAGGTCGAACTCGACATGCTTGGAAACACCTTCATGCGGGCTCCCGGCGAAGCTGTCGGCACCTTTGCGCTTGAATGCGCGATGGACGAACTGGCTGAAACGCTGGGCATGGACCCGATCGAGCTCCGGCTTCGCAACGAACCGAAAGAAGATCCGGTCTCCGGTCTTCCCTTCTCCGCCCGCCACATCGACGAGGCCTGGCGCATGGGGGCCGAGCGGTTCGGCTGGAATACGCGGAATCCAAAACCCCGATCGCGTCGTGAAGGCGAATGGCTGATCGGCATGGGGTGCGCCACAGGGACCTATCCCTATTATCGCATGCCCGGCGGCGCGGCCCGGCTGACCTTGACGCGTGACGCCCACGCGACCGTCGATATCGCCGTTCACGAGATGGGCATGGGCACCTCCACGGTCCAGACCCAGGTGATCGCCGAGCGGCTGGGTCTGCCCATGGAGAACGTCACCTTCAACTACGGCGACTCGACTCTTCCGGGCGTGATCATGGCGGGAGGATCGCAACAGACGGCGGCGATCGGAGCCTCGGTAATCGCCGCTCACCGCAAGCTGGTCGGCGAGCTTCTGAAGCTTGCGGGCAACGACTCGCCGCTGGCGGGCCTCAAGGCCGAGGAGGTCGCCTGCCGGGACGACGGGCTGTGCGCCGTCGATGAGCCGGATCGGTTCGAATCCTATGCCTCGATCCTGGATCGCTCCGGGCGTGCGGATGTGTGCGTGGAGGCCGAGCCGCCCCAGCCTCTGGAGATGATGCACTGGTCGATGCACAGTCATGCGGCGATGTTCTGCGAGGCGCGGGTCAACATCGTGACGGGCGAACCGCGCGTGACCCGCTTCCTGGGCGCCTTCGACTGCGGCCGCATCCTCAATGCGAAGACGGCGGCCAGCCAGTTCCGGGGAGGCATCATCATGGGGCTGGGCATGGCCCTAATGGAAGAAACCCAGTTCGACGAACGCAACGGCCGCATCATGAACCCCAGCCTGGCCGAATATCACGTGCCCGTGCACATGGATGTGCCGCAGATCGACGTGATTTGGACGGACATTCCGGATCCGCACACCCCGATGGGCGCGCGCGGCGTCGGAGAGATCGGCATCACGGGAACGGGCGCCGCCGTCGCCAACGCCCTCTACAACGCCACCGGCAAGCGCGTCCGCGATCTGCCCATCACGCTGGACAAGCTTCTGTAG
- a CDS encoding helix-turn-helix transcriptional regulator — protein MRDGIIEGATREPFIRALGGRDTETDARLGALFMHVRAMAAWLDADPRGRVLVSRSGRIAWANEAARRMLEDGEHFCESNNLLICLSEDGSALLHRMLRTAREEAKVAAIVSQTGRHWLLRVQLLAPEDDASIGVTFCPMEASISYDVMLQAHHLTPCEARIVTMMLAGLETGRIAQRQDISMETLRTHIKHAYRKLDVTSRDELYAMASAFAGI, from the coding sequence GTGAGGGACGGCATCATCGAGGGCGCGACGCGCGAACCGTTCATCAGGGCGTTGGGCGGTCGAGACACGGAGACGGACGCGCGTCTCGGGGCGCTGTTCATGCACGTGCGGGCCATGGCGGCTTGGCTGGACGCCGATCCGAGGGGCCGAGTGCTGGTTTCCCGTTCGGGGCGCATCGCCTGGGCCAATGAAGCGGCGCGCCGGATGCTGGAGGACGGCGAGCACTTCTGCGAGTCCAACAACCTGCTGATCTGCCTCAGCGAGGACGGGTCGGCGCTTCTTCACCGGATGCTGAGAACCGCGCGAGAGGAGGCCAAGGTCGCCGCCATCGTGTCGCAAACCGGCAGACACTGGTTGTTGCGGGTTCAGCTTCTGGCGCCGGAAGACGACGCCAGCATCGGGGTGACGTTCTGCCCCATGGAGGCGTCCATCAGCTATGACGTCATGCTTCAGGCGCACCATCTGACGCCATGTGAGGCGCGCATCGTGACAATGATGCTGGCGGGGCTGGAGACCGGGCGCATCGCGCAGCGGCAGGACATCTCCATGGAAACTCTGCGCACCCACATCAAGCACGCCTACAGAAAGCTCGACGTGACCAGTCGCGACGAACTCTACGCGATGGCCTCGGCGTTCGCGGGCATCTGA
- a CDS encoding TonB-dependent receptor — protein sequence MAILDRKTRLLAAAAMATVWAGGHPAAQAQEADAVGTVEDIVVTAQLREQDPIEVPFALTAYSGEFLDRLGIQEFDQLSAFTPGFLVQNQSPNNPGFVMRGITSDSGAATSEPRVSVFQDGVSISKSRGSYVELFDLERIEVAKGPQSTLYGRGALIGAVNIVQNRARPGETGAYAELEAGDEGYVSVEGALNAPVGDNAAIRLATRMKTRDGYVENLLGGEDFNSIDTKAFRLSGAWAPTDAVRVDVIGNYQADQASGTSFKSIAYAPADPNTGVVLGDRAPWEGAALTRGAAFDGGKSLGLDREVWGVTALSRIDLSPEWTLNATTAYREFDSYETFDADGVSLPILTAAEDAHGTQWSQDLRLGFDGGGRLTGFVGAGWFQEEGYQRAPTQFDERVALAQLSGLLDGSPTAVGFNTLPLAAYPTVARGALAALLTPLGAGALAGPIAANLKPAHIETTTNSSELTSYDVFADATYAFTDRFEMSAGLRYTRDDKTTGFASSVQSRSVLGGLLAVQQGGIPAAQIPAVLAALANPGVLSLPAAAFPLFGLTAQPTPNNGDFVYADSEDDGLTWRVTARYALSDDANLYANYARGRRPEVISAGAPSAPLGQARFTPVAAETVDSFEVGAKAALMDRRLRLDGAIYRYDYQNFQTTIQDGTTFITTNAGEALSYGFEGQATLQLTDTFELFGTYGYNHSRFEAGIYDGNRFRLSPDHRASLGALWRTPVRGGAIEVLPTYTWQSEMFFDDDNDRPELQGDNFVPDLIQDERQDSFGLLNLRVRYEADGGAWGVEAFGENILDEEYIKDAGNTGDGLGLPTFIAGRPASYGLALKLRY from the coding sequence ATGGCGATTCTGGATCGAAAGACGCGGTTGCTGGCCGCCGCGGCGATGGCGACCGTCTGGGCGGGGGGGCATCCTGCCGCCCAGGCTCAAGAGGCTGACGCGGTCGGCACGGTCGAGGACATCGTCGTCACCGCCCAGTTGCGCGAGCAGGACCCGATCGAGGTGCCGTTCGCCCTGACTGCCTATTCCGGCGAGTTCCTGGATCGTCTGGGTATCCAGGAGTTCGACCAGCTGTCGGCCTTTACACCGGGCTTCCTGGTGCAGAACCAGTCGCCGAACAATCCGGGGTTCGTGATGCGCGGCATCACCTCCGACTCAGGCGCCGCCACCTCCGAGCCGCGCGTGTCGGTGTTCCAGGACGGGGTGTCGATCTCCAAGTCGCGCGGTTCCTATGTCGAGCTGTTCGACCTCGAGCGGATCGAGGTGGCCAAGGGGCCGCAGTCGACCCTCTATGGACGCGGCGCGCTGATCGGTGCGGTGAACATCGTCCAGAACCGCGCGCGGCCCGGCGAGACCGGCGCCTATGCCGAGCTGGAAGCGGGCGACGAAGGCTATGTGTCGGTGGAAGGCGCCCTGAACGCGCCGGTGGGGGACAACGCCGCCATCCGCCTGGCCACGCGCATGAAGACGCGCGACGGCTATGTTGAAAACCTGCTGGGCGGCGAGGACTTCAACTCCATCGACACCAAGGCCTTCCGTCTGTCCGGCGCCTGGGCGCCCACGGATGCGGTGCGGGTGGACGTCATCGGCAACTATCAGGCCGACCAGGCGTCCGGCACCTCGTTCAAGTCGATCGCCTATGCTCCCGCCGATCCGAATACCGGCGTTGTCCTTGGCGATCGCGCGCCCTGGGAAGGGGCTGCCCTGACGCGGGGCGCGGCCTTTGATGGGGGCAAGAGCCTGGGCCTGGATCGCGAGGTCTGGGGCGTGACGGCCCTCAGCCGCATCGACCTGTCGCCGGAGTGGACGCTGAATGCGACCACCGCCTATCGCGAGTTCGACTCCTACGAGACCTTCGACGCCGACGGCGTGTCGCTGCCGATCCTGACGGCGGCCGAGGACGCGCACGGCACACAGTGGAGCCAGGACCTGCGCCTCGGCTTCGATGGCGGCGGTCGCCTGACCGGCTTTGTTGGAGCCGGATGGTTCCAGGAGGAAGGCTACCAGCGCGCGCCGACCCAGTTCGACGAGCGCGTGGCGTTGGCGCAGCTGTCGGGCCTGCTGGACGGCTCGCCGACGGCCGTCGGGTTCAACACCCTTCCGCTCGCGGCCTATCCGACGGTGGCGCGCGGCGCTCTGGCGGCGCTGCTGACGCCGCTGGGCGCGGGGGCGCTCGCAGGCCCGATCGCGGCCAATCTGAAGCCGGCGCACATCGAGACGACCACCAACAGTTCGGAACTGACGTCCTACGACGTCTTCGCCGATGCGACCTACGCCTTCACCGACCGGTTCGAGATGTCGGCGGGCCTTCGCTACACCCGCGACGACAAGACCACCGGCTTCGCCAGTTCGGTGCAGAGCCGCTCGGTGCTGGGCGGTCTGCTTGCCGTGCAGCAGGGCGGAATCCCGGCGGCGCAGATACCGGCGGTGCTCGCGGCCTTGGCCAACCCCGGCGTGCTGTCGCTTCCCGCCGCCGCCTTTCCGCTGTTCGGGCTGACGGCTCAGCCGACGCCTAACAACGGCGACTTCGTCTACGCCGACTCCGAGGACGACGGCCTGACCTGGAGGGTGACGGCGCGCTACGCCTTGTCGGATGATGCGAACCTGTACGCCAACTACGCGCGCGGTCGTCGTCCCGAGGTGATCAGCGCGGGAGCACCATCCGCTCCGCTGGGGCAGGCCCGGTTCACGCCCGTCGCCGCCGAAACGGTGGACAGCTTCGAGGTCGGCGCCAAGGCGGCGCTGATGGATCGGCGGCTGCGGCTCGACGGCGCGATCTACCGCTACGACTATCAGAACTTCCAGACGACCATCCAGGACGGCACGACGTTCATCACGACCAACGCCGGCGAGGCGCTGTCCTACGGCTTCGAAGGGCAGGCGACGCTTCAGCTCACCGACACGTTCGAACTGTTCGGGACCTATGGCTACAACCACTCGCGGTTCGAGGCGGGCATCTACGACGGCAACCGCTTCCGCCTGTCGCCGGACCATCGCGCCTCGCTGGGCGCCCTGTGGCGCACGCCGGTGCGGGGCGGCGCGATCGAGGTGCTGCCGACCTACACCTGGCAGTCGGAGATGTTCTTCGACGACGACAACGACCGGCCCGAGCTGCAAGGCGACAACTTCGTGCCTGACCTGATCCAGGACGAGCGTCAGGACAGCTTCGGCCTGCTGAACCTGCGGGTCCGCTATGAGGCCGACGGCGGCGCCTGGGGGGTCGAGGCCTTCGGCGAAAACATCCTGGACGAAGAGTACATCAAGGATGCGGGCAACACCGGCGACGGCCTGGGCCTGCCCACGTTCATCGCCGGGCGACCTGCGTCCTACGGTCTCGCCCTGAAGCTGCGCTACTAG
- a CDS encoding VOC family protein, producing the protein MPAARDALVHPDKIRSRFSAALSAMYRAEVPQYGELLSLVADINADVLRRDDGAGRRQAASGDLARLSEERHGAIRVGTAEELATIARAFAVMGMQPVSYYNLAPAGVPVHSTAFRPVEPEALRRNPFRVFCSLLRLELIEDEALRGEAARTLAGRDIFTPGACELIETAERDGGLDEAQADRFVSELLETFRWHAEATVDAQTYARLVGAHRLIADVVSFKGPHINHLTPRTLDIDAAQSAMPARGIAPKETIEGPPARACPILLRQTSFKALDEAIAFPSDEGSTAGVHTARFGEIEQRGAALTPAGRALYDAALASKDFSTLPDEWDSLRRQGLAWFRYSAVATAALADGGDLESLIAAGAVTFEPITYEDFLPVSAAGIFQSNLGSEARDSGYAADPAKAEFEQALGRPVLDEMALYQAEQDASLATALKTLGDQAPAAVIV; encoded by the coding sequence ATGCCCGCCGCCCGTGACGCCCTTGTCCATCCCGATAAAATTCGCAGCCGCTTCTCGGCGGCGCTGTCGGCCATGTACCGGGCGGAGGTGCCGCAGTACGGCGAACTGCTGAGCCTGGTCGCCGACATCAACGCCGATGTGCTGCGGCGCGACGACGGGGCCGGCCGGCGGCAGGCCGCATCCGGCGATCTGGCCCGCCTGTCGGAAGAACGTCACGGCGCCATCCGCGTCGGCACGGCCGAGGAGCTGGCCACCATCGCGCGCGCCTTCGCCGTGATGGGGATGCAGCCGGTCAGCTACTACAATCTCGCGCCCGCGGGGGTGCCCGTGCATTCGACGGCGTTTCGCCCGGTCGAGCCGGAGGCGCTGCGTCGCAACCCGTTCCGCGTGTTCTGTTCGCTGCTGCGGCTGGAGCTGATCGAGGACGAGGCTCTGCGCGGCGAAGCGGCGCGAACGCTGGCTGGCCGTGACATCTTCACGCCGGGCGCATGCGAACTGATCGAGACGGCCGAGCGCGACGGTGGTCTCGACGAGGCGCAGGCCGACCGCTTTGTCAGCGAGCTGCTGGAGACGTTTCGCTGGCACGCCGAGGCGACGGTGGACGCCCAGACCTATGCACGGTTGGTCGGTGCGCACCGGCTGATCGCCGACGTGGTCAGCTTCAAGGGGCCGCACATCAACCACCTGACGCCGCGCACCCTGGACATCGACGCGGCGCAATCGGCCATGCCCGCGCGCGGCATCGCGCCCAAGGAGACCATCGAGGGTCCGCCGGCGCGCGCCTGTCCGATCCTGCTGCGCCAGACAAGCTTCAAGGCGCTGGATGAGGCCATCGCGTTTCCCTCCGACGAGGGTTCGACGGCCGGGGTCCATACCGCACGCTTTGGGGAGATCGAGCAGCGGGGCGCGGCGCTGACGCCGGCGGGCCGGGCGCTGTATGACGCGGCGCTGGCGTCAAAGGACTTCTCGACCTTGCCTGACGAGTGGGACTCCCTGCGCCGCCAGGGTCTGGCCTGGTTCCGCTACAGCGCCGTCGCGACGGCCGCTCTGGCGGACGGCGGAGACCTGGAGAGCCTGATCGCCGCAGGGGCGGTCACGTTCGAGCCGATCACCTACGAGGATTTCCTGCCCGTCAGTGCGGCCGGCATCTTCCAGTCCAACCTGGGGTCAGAGGCGCGCGACAGCGGCTATGCCGCCGATCCGGCCAAGGCCGAGTTCGAACAGGCGCTGGGTCGCCCGGTGCTGGACGAGATGGCGCTGTACCAGGCCGAGCAGGACGCCTCTCTGGCCACTGCGCTGAAGACGCTCGGCGACCAGGCGCCGGCGGCCGTGATCGTCTGA
- the msrA gene encoding peptide-methionine (S)-S-oxide reductase MsrA — MLFKKSLEMPTQETALPGRSEPLRTDEVHYVNGRPLKGPHPEGFQTAIFGMGCFWGVERIFWNLPGVWVTSAGYAGGITPNPTYGETCTGRTGHTEVVQVVFNPDEISYGELLKAFWENHDPTQGMRQGNDIGTTYRSAIYTLNDEQQREAEASRDTYQQALTAAGRGRITTEIEPAGPYYFAEDYHQGYLAKNPNGYCGIGGTGVTCPIGVGVEA, encoded by the coding sequence ATGCTGTTCAAGAAGAGCCTCGAGATGCCGACGCAAGAGACCGCCCTGCCCGGCCGGTCCGAACCGCTGCGCACCGACGAGGTCCATTACGTCAACGGACGCCCGCTGAAGGGACCGCATCCGGAGGGCTTTCAGACGGCGATCTTCGGCATGGGCTGCTTCTGGGGTGTGGAGCGGATCTTCTGGAACCTGCCGGGCGTGTGGGTGACCTCGGCCGGCTATGCGGGCGGGATCACGCCGAACCCCACCTATGGGGAAACCTGCACCGGCCGCACGGGCCACACCGAGGTGGTGCAGGTGGTCTTCAATCCGGACGAGATTTCCTACGGCGAACTGCTGAAGGCGTTCTGGGAGAACCACGATCCGACCCAGGGCATGCGCCAGGGCAATGACATCGGCACCACCTATCGCTCGGCCATCTACACGCTGAACGACGAGCAGCAGCGCGAGGCCGAAGCGTCGCGCGACACCTATCAGCAGGCGCTGACGGCGGCGGGGCGCGGGCGGATCACCACCGAGATCGAACCGGCCGGCCCGTACTACTTCGCCGAGGATTACCACCAGGGCTACCTCGCCAAGAACCCGAACGGCTATTGCGGCATCGGCGGCACGGGCGTGACCTGCCCGATCGGCGTGGGCGTGGAGGCCTGA
- a CDS encoding 2Fe-2S iron-sulfur cluster-binding protein gives MPITVNGRAVSPPADARVSLLDFLREDLGQSGAKKGCNQGACGACTVLLDGERILACLTLAVQCEGRHVTTIEGIGQPGALHPLQQAFVDHDGFQCGYCTPGQICSAIGMAAELRRGVPSHVTGDLVTDVIALSDDELRERMSGNLCRCGAYNGMVAAIEEIFGEAKA, from the coding sequence ATGCCGATCACGGTCAACGGCCGAGCCGTTTCCCCTCCCGCCGACGCCAGGGTGTCGTTGCTTGATTTTCTGCGCGAGGACCTTGGTCAGAGCGGAGCCAAGAAAGGCTGCAACCAGGGCGCCTGCGGCGCCTGCACGGTGTTGTTGGATGGTGAACGCATCCTTGCCTGTCTGACGCTCGCCGTGCAATGCGAGGGACGGCACGTGACCACGATCGAGGGCATCGGGCAGCCGGGCGCGCTTCATCCGCTTCAACAAGCCTTTGTCGATCATGACGGTTTTCAGTGCGGCTATTGCACGCCGGGTCAGATTTGCTCGGCTATCGGAATGGCGGCTGAACTTCGCCGGGGGGTTCCAAGCCACGTCACCGGCGACCTTGTCACGGATGTGATCGCGCTGTCAGACGACGAGTTGCGCGAAAGGATGAGCGGCAATCTCTGCCGCTGTGGGGCCTACAACGGCATGGTCGCCGCGATCGAGGAAATTTTCGGCGAGGCGAAGGCATGA
- a CDS encoding alkaline phosphatase, producing the protein MKLDRRSLLGLLGAGAATGACATAPGSTQGKPAFLHGVASGDPDQRSAVFWTRVTPADPSSGDIAVALEVARDAEFRDVVRQSSGLRARAERDFTVKHDLDGQGLEPGQEYFYRFTAEGVVSPVGRVRTLPEGAAPQVALAVVSCQLYPGGLFNAYDAIAKLEQLDAVVHLGDYIYEYGAEPDDYGMATGASLNRTPQPPHEIVTLADYRMRHAQYKSDVDLQAAHARAAFICVWDDHEVTNDAWASGAENHQPATEGDFAARKAAALRAYYEWMPIREPKAGGLKEAINRSFHFGDLASLIMVETRLLARNEQLDFAAMPRTTAGAPDVAAFEALRNASERDLLGDEQRRWIGGELAASKAAGRPWQVLGNQVVMARVKGPDIERMVPAAQIAQLMASLPEDVRPRIQGALQLFKLGLPFNLDSWDGYPAGRERLYQTFKSAGVEPIVLAGDSHAFWVNELKDAGGERRAVEFGTSAISSPSPGDAVGGLPLGQALAAVNDEVVFCDQASKGFVLLTLMPDRATAELWAVSTITAKPYTASVVKRFDVARSGERRLTEL; encoded by the coding sequence ATGAAGCTTGATCGCCGCAGCCTTCTCGGCCTCCTTGGAGCGGGCGCCGCCACAGGCGCCTGCGCCACCGCTCCCGGCTCGACCCAAGGCAAGCCCGCCTTTCTTCACGGCGTCGCCAGCGGCGATCCGGACCAGCGATCGGCGGTGTTCTGGACGCGCGTGACTCCGGCCGACCCATCGTCCGGAGACATCGCCGTGGCGCTCGAGGTCGCGCGTGACGCCGAGTTCCGCGACGTGGTCCGCCAATCCTCGGGCCTGCGCGCGCGTGCGGAGCGGGACTTTACCGTCAAGCATGATCTGGACGGACAAGGGTTGGAGCCGGGTCAGGAATACTTCTACCGCTTCACGGCCGAAGGCGTCGTGTCGCCGGTCGGCCGGGTGCGCACCTTGCCCGAAGGCGCGGCGCCGCAGGTCGCCTTGGCCGTGGTCTCGTGCCAGCTGTATCCCGGCGGCCTGTTCAACGCCTATGACGCCATCGCCAAGCTGGAACAGCTGGACGCGGTGGTTCACCTTGGCGACTACATCTACGAATACGGCGCCGAGCCGGATGACTATGGCATGGCGACCGGCGCGAGCCTGAACCGCACGCCGCAGCCGCCGCATGAGATCGTGACGCTGGCCGACTACCGGATGCGCCACGCCCAGTACAAGTCGGACGTCGATCTTCAGGCCGCCCACGCGCGTGCAGCCTTTATCTGCGTGTGGGACGATCACGAGGTCACCAACGACGCCTGGGCCAGCGGCGCCGAGAACCACCAACCGGCGACCGAAGGCGACTTCGCCGCCCGCAAGGCCGCCGCGCTGCGCGCCTACTACGAATGGATGCCGATCCGCGAGCCCAAGGCCGGGGGTCTGAAAGAGGCGATCAACCGCAGCTTCCACTTCGGCGATCTCGCCAGCCTGATCATGGTCGAGACGCGTCTGCTGGCGCGCAACGAGCAGCTGGACTTCGCCGCCATGCCGCGCACGACGGCAGGCGCGCCGGACGTCGCCGCATTCGAGGCTCTGCGCAACGCCTCGGAGCGCGACCTGCTGGGCGACGAGCAGCGCCGCTGGATCGGTGGCGAGCTGGCCGCCTCCAAGGCGGCTGGGCGGCCGTGGCAGGTCCTGGGCAACCAGGTGGTGATGGCGCGGGTCAAGGGGCCCGACATCGAGCGCATGGTGCCCGCCGCCCAGATCGCCCAGCTGATGGCGAGCCTGCCTGAGGACGTTCGCCCTCGCATCCAGGGCGCGCTGCAGCTGTTCAAGCTGGGTCTGCCGTTCAACCTGGACAGCTGGGACGGCTATCCAGCCGGCCGCGAGCGTCTGTACCAGACCTTCAAGTCCGCAGGCGTGGAGCCCATCGTCCTGGCCGGCGACAGCCATGCCTTCTGGGTCAACGAGCTGAAGGACGCGGGCGGCGAACGGCGCGCGGTCGAGTTCGGAACCTCCGCAATCTCAAGTCCGTCACCGGGCGACGCCGTCGGCGGGCTGCCGCTGGGGCAGGCGTTGGCGGCGGTCAACGACGAGGTCGTCTTCTGCGACCAGGCGTCCAAGGGCTTTGTGCTGCTGACGCTTATGCCCGACCGCGCTACGGCCGAGCTGTGGGCCGTGTCGACCATCACCGCCAAGCCCTACACCGCCTCGGTTGTGAAGCGGTTCGACGTTGCGCGCTCGGGGGAACGGCGTCTGACCGAGCTCTGA
- a CDS encoding xanthine dehydrogenase family protein subunit M — translation MTPFQFHRAGDAEEAVRLGATSASKYLGGGTNLVDLMRETIERPERVIDVTGLSGEIAMNDAAELIIGAAARNTAVAENRLVRERYPLLARAILAGASGQIRNMATVGGNILQRTRCTYFYDDDGSRCNKRQLGQGCDAIDGFNRIHAILGASSLCVATHPSDMCVALVALDAVVHLRGVRGQRVVPLAELHRLPGDRPDVETVLEPDELITHITLPPQPPGRSTYRKVRDRSSYAFALVSVAASLAVDEGRVADVRLAFGGVAHKPWRARKAEAVLLGQSANEEAFAAAIDAELTDARPLKDNAFKIDLARRATVAVLADLTGQQA, via the coding sequence ATGACGCCGTTTCAGTTCCATCGCGCAGGCGACGCCGAGGAGGCGGTGCGCCTCGGCGCGACGTCAGCCAGCAAATATCTCGGCGGCGGCACGAATCTCGTGGATCTGATGCGCGAGACGATCGAGCGTCCGGAGAGGGTGATCGATGTCACCGGCCTCTCCGGCGAGATAGCGATGAACGACGCGGCCGAGCTGATCATCGGGGCGGCGGCCCGAAACACGGCGGTGGCTGAGAACCGCCTCGTGCGGGAACGCTACCCGCTTCTGGCTCGCGCCATTCTCGCCGGGGCCAGCGGCCAGATCCGCAACATGGCCACCGTGGGCGGCAACATCCTGCAACGCACCCGCTGCACCTATTTCTACGATGACGATGGCAGCCGCTGCAACAAACGCCAGCTCGGCCAAGGCTGCGACGCCATCGACGGGTTCAATCGCATCCACGCCATCCTCGGCGCCTCTTCGCTGTGTGTCGCCACACACCCGTCCGACATGTGCGTGGCGCTGGTTGCGCTGGACGCCGTTGTTCATCTGCGAGGCGTCCGCGGACAGCGCGTCGTTCCTCTTGCGGAGCTGCACCGCTTGCCCGGAGACCGTCCCGATGTGGAGACCGTTCTTGAGCCGGACGAGCTGATCACGCATATCACTCTACCGCCTCAGCCCCCAGGCCGATCAACCTATCGCAAGGTCCGCGACCGTTCGAGCTACGCCTTCGCGCTGGTCTCCGTCGCCGCATCGCTGGCCGTCGATGAAGGCCGGGTCGCCGACGTCCGCCTGGCTTTCGGCGGGGTCGCGCACAAGCCCTGGCGCGCCCGCAAGGCCGAGGCTGTTCTGCTCGGGCAATCGGCGAACGAAGAGGCGTTCGCCGCCGCGATCGATGCGGAGCTCACCGACGCCCGTCCGCTGAAGGACAACGCCTTCAAGATCGATCTGGCGAGGCGCGCCACGGTCGCCGTGCTTGCCGACCTGACAGGACAACAGGCATGA